In Aspergillus luchuensis IFO 4308 DNA, chromosome 1, nearly complete sequence, the following are encoded in one genomic region:
- a CDS encoding glycosyltransferase family 69 protein (CAZy:GT69;~COG:S;~EggNog:ENOG410PKUE;~InterPro:IPR021047;~PFAM:PF11735;~TransMembrane:1 (i50-71o)), producing the protein MSIGYYYPDDSRRVPLWSRLFSSTYAGYRHLKPSGSRYSGRYRRSLFRRICNYASAVIGVIFLLIVLTSIFRPSYTQPPPHYLSLRNAVSQSTKSGRGNIRNEKVFIAASLYDPDGDLARGHWGDSVLELIDLLGEDNVFLSIYENDSGRDGESALQDLADRATCQKSIVFEQHLDLTGLPTVAVPGGARRIKRIEYLAEVRNRALKPLDDQPGVRYDKLLYLNDVAFNPVDALQLLFSTNATDDGVSQYRAACAVDFINPFKFYDTYATRDLQGFGVGVPFFPWFTSAGQGQSRQDVLAQKDAVRVRSCWGGMVAFDARFFQRDTDLSVMDVQPQLSGEDKSPARFRASHDTFWEASECCLIHADIQKPQPDPEKITDTGIYINPYVRVAYDTRTLSWLGTTRRFEKLYSWIHDILNHFVGMPWFNPRRTEVPGQISQEKVWIPDEHEEGNGSFKLVDRVAGKDGFCGRPGLQVIIEHRKEGQKGYEEIDVPS; encoded by the coding sequence ATGTCTATTGGCTACTATTATCCAGATGATTCCAGGAGAGTGCCCCTGTGGTCGCGACTCTTCTCATCAACTTATGCTGGTTATCGTCACTTGAAGCCTTCGGGGTCGAGGTACTCCGGTCGCTATCGTCGTTCTTTATTTCGCCGCATCTGCAACTATGCTTCTGCCGTTATCGGCGTTATATTCCTTCTCATCGTCCTGACCTCCATATTCCGGCCCTCCTATACCCAGCCGCCGCCACATTACTTGTCGCTTCGGAATGCGGTGTCTCAGTCAACGAAATCCGGCAGAGGCAACATTCGCAATGAGAAAGTCTTCATCGCAGCGAGCTTATATGACCCTGATGGTGATCTAGCACGAGGACATTGGGGGGACAGTGTGCTTGAGCTGATCGATCTGCTCGGAGAAGACAATGTTTTCTTGAGCATCTATGAGAACGACAGCGGtcgagatggagagagtgCGCTTCAAGATCTGGCGGATCGGGCCACGTGCCAGAAGTCCATTGTTTTCGAGCAACATCTGGACCTGACCGGTTTACCGACAGTTGCCGTTCCCGGCGGTGCAAGGCGGATCAAACGTATCGAGTACTTGGCGGAGGTGCGGAACCGAGCTCTAAAACCGCTGGACGACCAGCCGGGAGTGCGCTACGACAAGCTGCTCTACTTGAACGACGTTGCATTCAACCCGGTGGATGCGCTCCAGCTTCTGTTCTCCACCAATGCCACGGATGATGGCGTTTCTCAATACCGGGCCGCGTGCGCCGTGGATTTCATCAACCCATTCAAATTTTATGACACTTATGCGACACGCGATCTGCAGGGCTTCGGCGTGGGCGTGCCTTTCTTCCCGTGGTTCACTAGCGCTGGGCAAGGTCAGAGCCGCCAGGACGTACTAGCTCAGAAAGATGCTGTGCGGGTGCGGAGTTGCTGGGGAGGAATGGTAGCATTTGACGCGCGGTTCTTCCAGCGCGATACAGATTTATCGGTCATGGATGTACAGCCTCAGCTGTCTGGAGAGGACAAATCACCTGCTCGGTTCCGGGCGTCACATGATACGTTCTGGGAAGCTTCTGAGTGTTGTCTTATCCATGCCGATATTCAGAAGCCTCAGCCGGACCCAGAGAAGATCACAGACACGGGGATCTATATCAATCCATATGTCCGGGTGGCGTACGACACCCGCACCCTTTCCTGGCTAGGGACTACGCGGCGGTTCGAGAAGCTGTACTCTTGGATTCATGATATTCTCAACCATTTCGTCGGCATGCCTTGGTTCAATCCTCGACGAACCGAAGTCCCCGGCCAGATATCTCAGGAGAAGGTCTGGATCCCTGATGAACATGAAGAGGGGAATGGGTCATTTAAACTCGTTGATCGGGTTGCAGGTAAAGATGGCTTTTGCGGACGCCCGGGACTCCAAGTCATCATCGAGCATCGCAAAGAGGGCCAGAAGGGATACGAGGAGATTGACGTACCTTCATAA
- a CDS encoding uncharacterized protein (COG:S;~EggNog:ENOG410PXAF), with protein METLHERPQANYMPASRQSRMAIDSLLNPSSERESTSSRMHYSHPGPQLSPLYPPSPNQYFYSPYSDGHHPYAESSASSQDAAFLPYRPRSAESSPGAYSRERYDSVSSSSSNAPERRRPPRPKYEEEEMYFIWYHRVDLCQEWKEVRESFNQQFPSRQRRGFQGIQCKFYRFIKEKKCPTLREQRRLRDGDFLREGAGLAAESGAPRFGVVDWVGIWYPWMRESKEEVLRRRIPR; from the coding sequence ATGGAGACTCTTCACGAGCGGCCACAGGCAAACTACATGCCGGCTTCTCGTCAAAGCCGCATGGCCATTGATTCTCTATTgaatccatcatcagagAGAGAAAGTACGAGCTCTCGGATGCATTACAGCCACCCAGGACCACAACTGTCGCCTCTATATCCTCCCAGTCCCAACCAATACTTTTATTCACCCTATTCAGATGGCCATCACCCCTACGCGGAGAGCTCTGCATCATCCCAGGACGCAGCATTTCTTCCGTATCGACCTCGATCGGCCGAGTCATCGCCCGGCGCATACTCGCGAGAGCGATATGACTCGGtttccagcagctccagcaaTGCTCCGGAGCGACgtcgacctcctcgaccgaagtacgaggaagaggaaatgtACTTCATCTGGTACCACCGCGTGGATCTCTGCCAAGAGTGGAAAGAAGTACGTGAAAGCTTCAACCAACAATTCCCTAGCCGGCAGCGCCGGGGCTTCCAGGGTATCCAATGCAAATTCTATCGCTtcatcaaagaaaagaagtgcCCGACCTTGCGAGAGCAACGGCGTCTCCGTGACGGTGACTTTCTTCGCGAGGGAGCGGGTCTTGCCGCTGAATCGGGGGCCCCGCGATTCGGTGTGGTTGACTGGGTGGGGATATGGTATCCATGGATGCGTGAGTCGAAAGAGGAAGTTCTCAGAAGACGCATACCcaggtga
- the mirC gene encoding siderochrome-iron transporter MirC (COG:U;~EggNog:ENOG410QE3C;~InterPro:IPR020846,IPR011701,IPR036259;~PFAM:PF07690;~TransMembrane:13 (i64-81o101-121i133-154o166-184i193-213o225-247i281-300o312-330i351-370o390-411i418-438o444-464i559-577o);~go_function: GO:0022857 - transmembrane transporter activity [Evidence IEA];~go_process: GO:0055085 - transmembrane transport [Evidence IEA]): MPLLDHRSTVSYGTLDQMDQDNREAEERLLQAEYDPEGHDSEVESSVDSVQEGVRKIEAINLTWTTRSLIIAYVSIFLMAFCTSLESQTVMSLSAYATSAFSKHSLISTVLVVQNVVNAVIKPPMAKVADVFGRFEAFCVSILIYVLGYIQMAASTNVQTYASAQIFYSAGSTGLQILQQVFIADSSSLLNRALLALLPELPFLVTVWIGPTIANAVLQHTSWRWGYGMWSILLPASFLPLALSLLFNQRKARRLNLIKPRHSHRRGLLSIIRHTWYDLDMFGLILLSTAVTLILVPLTLASNAKNGWKNGSIIAMIVIGILCLFALPAWETSKKLAPKPLLSLHLLKDRTALAGCTLAFFYFMAFYFSVQPYLYSYLQVVQDYDVATAGRVTQTFAFTSTIAAFVVSLLIKYTRRYRIYVTCGCVIYIGGILLMLLYRKEGSSPAQILGTQIIVGMGGGLLNVPVQLGVQASASHQEVAAATAMFLTSMEMGGAVGAAISGAVWTHHIPRKLQLYLPDEFKSDAGEIFGKLTKALSYPMGSPVRVAINRAYQETMNKLLVLAFVVTIPLIPLSLLMTNYKLDKVCACEDGVDVEPID, translated from the exons ATGCCCCTTCTCGACCACCGCTCAACAGTCTCATATGGTACCCTCGATCAAATGGATCAAGACAAcagggaggcggaggagcgcCTCCTTCAGGCGGAATACGACCCTGAAGGGCATGATAGTGAAGTAGAATCCTCGGTGGATTCGGTTCAGGAGGGTGTTCGGAAGATTGAAGCGATCAATCTGACATGGACAACACGGTCGTTGATTATAGCATATGTCAG CATCTTCCTCATGGCTTTTTGTACCTCGCTCGAAAGCCAAACCGTGATGTCCCTTTCGGCTTATGCTACCAGTGCTTTCAGCAAGCACTCCCTTATCTCTACGGTTCTCGTTGTTCAAAATGTGGTGAACG CTGTTATCAAGCCTCCTATGGCTAAGGTAGCCGACGTCTTCGGTCGGTTCGAAGCGTTCTGTGTCAGCATCCTCATATACGTTCTAGGATACATCCAAATGGCTGCGTCGACCAACGTTCAGACATATGCCTCCGCGCAGATTTTCTACTCTGCCGGATCTACCGGCTTGCAGATACTTCAACAGGTCTTTATTgctgacagcagcagcctaTTGAACCGTGCGCTCCTGGCGCTTCTACCAGAGCTTCCATTCTTGGTCACGGTCTGGATTGGCCCGACTATTGCAAATGCAGTGCTTCAGCATACATCCTGGCGATGGGGTTATGGAATGTGGTCGATCCTCCTACCTGCCTCGTTTCTTCCGTTGGCACTTTCCCTATTGTTCAACCAACGCAAGGCTCGAAGACTGAACTTGATCAAGCCTAGACACTCTCATCGACGAGGCCTCCTTTCAATTATCCGCCACACTTGGTACGATCTTGACATGTTCGGTCTGATCTTGCTCTCAACAGCGGTGACCTTAATTTTGGTCCCTCTTACGCTTGCTTCCAACGccaagaatggatggaagaatGGCAGCATCATCGCGATGATTGTGATTGGCATTCTCTGCCTTTTTGCGCTTCCCGCCTGGGAAACTTCAAAGAAACTGGCTCCCAAGCCTCTGTTGTCCTTGCATCTACTCAAGGACCGAACAGCGCTCGCAGGGTGTACTCTGgccttcttctacttca TGGCATTCTATTTCTCGGTTCAACCTTACCTTTATTCTTACCTGCAGGTTGTTCAGGATTATGATGTTGCCACGGCTGGCCGTGTGACCCAAACCTTTGCATTCACGTCGACTATTGCAGCCTTCGTCGTGTCATTGCTCATTAAATATACGCGCCGGTACCGGATCTATGTCACCTGCGGTTGCGTCATCTACATCGGTGGAATTCTGTTGATGTTGCTCTACCGTAAGGAAGGAAGCTCACCGGCGCAGATCTTGGGGACGCAGATTATCGTTGGCATGGGCGGCGGGCTCCTCAATGTTCCAGTGCAGTTGGGCGTTCAGGCCTCTGCTAGCCACCAAGAAGTTGCTGCAGCGACGGCAATGTTTTTGACTTCTATGGAGATGGGTGGGGCCGTTGGAGCAGCCATTTCAGGAGCCGTTTGGACACATCATATTCCGAGAAAGCTGCAACTCTACCTCCCTGACGAGTTCAAATCCGATGCGGGTGAAATCTTCGGGAAGTTGACCAAGGCATTGTCTTACCCGATGGGCTCCCCCGTCCGGGTAGCGATCAATCGCGCATACCAGGAGACCATGAACAAGCTCCTGGTGTTGGCGTTCGTTGTCACGATTCCGCTGATCCCGCTCAGTCTACTGATGACGAATTACAAACTGGATAAGGTATGTGCTTGTGAAGATGGCGTTGATGTTGAACCAATTGATTAA
- a CDS encoding uncharacterized protein (COG:S;~EggNog:ENOG410PWSE), whose amino-acid sequence MDKRPVPTMEFASRVTSIIYGVVGTFMEKTSFGLEESRHAPKTHLSEPPLRRSGNEATHFTVDGNKTRPSSAPHFSSQSSSSILPPDTFLSTCSLPSSSSPLSSSFGNTMEDKENTKTFPVADVDDTVSFMAAARSLKLPKTYGTPTVAVDASSEKASTSMSRPESRADAEVFASSGQNTYDDEWSIKPDAEESEVKPETPKAGVSSVFGDSKPQGYNAAATISAGPRGSEAVASGDASEVEDRENLTTFKSWGTPAARDKPASRVRRIILRGLPATWCTPAKVLSLVHGGNIESVHVHGNGTAHILFCEHEACQTFYDKYPNGIDLDKERRITVFVEMGKEVDVVSSQLSFNLSVGSTRAVRAVGVDMNASMAQLYSMACGSDRKVEKILDSYVPGDARNVVFRFCSIEDAVRFRGILVRDPEWEHCNVQYATDPCEFATGMHID is encoded by the exons ATGGACAAGCGCCCGGTCCCTACAATGGAATTTGCCAGCAGGGTCACCAGTATAATCTACGGTGTCGTCGGAACCTTCATGGAGAAGACGTCTTTCGGTCTCGAAGAGAGCCGACATGCTCCCAAGACACATCTCTCG GAACCCCCTCTTCGTCGTTCAGGTAACGAAGCCACGCACTTCACTGTCGACGGAAATAAAACTCGCCCATCCTCTGCTCCTCATTTCTCATCtcagtcttcttcatcgataCTTCCCCCCGACACGTTCCTTTCCActtgttctcttccttcttcttcttctcccttatCTTCTTCGTTTGGCAACACCATGGAGGACAAGGAAAATACCAAGACGTTCCCTGTCGCCGATGTGGACGACACGGTCAGcttcatggctgctgctcgcTCCTTGAAGCTGCCAAAGACTTATGGCACTCCTACTGTTGCTGTCGACGCGTCCAGTGAGAAGGCCAGTACTTCAATGAGTCGTCCCGAGTCTCGTGCTGATGCTGAAGTTTTTG CATCTTCTGGTCAGAATACTTATGACGACGAGTGGAGTATCAAGCCTGATGCCGAAGAATCTGAAGTGAAGCCCGAGACCCCCAAGGCTGGAGTGTCCAGTGTTTTTGGTGACTCCAAGCCCCAGGGCTacaatgctgctgctactatcAGCGCTGGTCCTCGTGGTTCGGAAGCTGTAGCTTCAGGTGACGCCAGTGAGGTAGAGGACCGTGAGAACCTTACTACTTTCAAGAGCTGGGGCACCCCTGCTGCTCGTGACAAGCCAG CTTCTCGTGTCCGTCGTATCATCCTCCGAGGCTTGCCTGCTACCTGGTGCACCCCTGCTAAGGTTCTGTCGCTTGTGCACGGTGGCAATATCGAAAGTGTTCACGTCCATGGCAACGGAACTGCTCATATACTCTTTTGTGAACATGAAGCATGCCAGACCTTCTACGACAAGTATCCGAACGGCATCGACCTtgacaaagaaagaaggatcACCGTGTTTGTGGAGATGGGCAAGGAAGTTGACGTGGTCAGCTCCCAGCTTTCTTTCAATCTGTCTGTTGGCTCGACTCGCGCCGTGAGAGCTGTCGGAGTCGACATGAATGCCAGCATGGCGCAGCTGTACAGCATGGCCTGTGGCAGCGATCGCAAGGTTGAGAAGATCCTGGACTCATATGTGCCTGGAGAC GCCCGCAATGTGGTCTTCCGCTTCTGCTCCATTGAGGATGCTGTGCGGTTCCGCGGGATTCTCGTGCGTGATCCTGAGTGGGAGCACTGCAACGTTCAGTATGCGACGGACCC CTGCGAGTTCGCTACCGGTATGCACATTGACTGA
- a CDS encoding putative differentiation regulator (Nrd1) (BUSCO:EOG09261ZFN;~COG:A;~EggNog:ENOG410PGH9;~InterPro:IPR034195,IPR000504,IPR035979,IPR012677, IPR039171,IPR018835;~PFAM:PF10378,PF00076;~go_function: GO:0003676 - nucleic acid binding [Evidence IEA];~go_function: GO:0003723 - RNA binding [Evidence IEA]) codes for MQTSDASIPSRLIPSKFSHLNADSTGFSHGAYASNNIPLQGLTDRNARRANIPAINTSAPVSDNMAASGAAFDMNFTPLLPSQLLLGSPFQPGTPSAFASPQFANFGGFPQTNASSHAQNHQSHHQLGSPTQPSQNAGLYSSMMSTDGIGNSQMLGAPQSPVGGMGPLGNAGYGSPAASVTPGLLSGTSRTVYLGNIPAETSAEEILNHVRSGQIESVRLLPDKNCAFISFLDSNSATHFHSDAILKKLAIKGNDIKVGWGKPSQVPTSVALAVQQSGASRNVYLGNLSEDMTEEELREELGKFGPIDTVKIVKEKAIGFVHFLSISNAMKAVSQLPQEAKWQAPRRVFYGKDRCAYVSKTQQQNAAQFLGIAPGYAHILNSADRDLITNALAQQSVAAAAVATTAGGVNNLGNRTIYLGNIHPETTIEEICNVVRGGLLHHIRYIPDKHICFVTFIDPTSAASFYALSNLQGLMIHNRRLKIGWGKHSGPLPPAIALAVSGGASRNVYVGNLDETWSEERLRQDFSEYGEIELVNTLREKSCAFVNFTNIANAIKAIEGMRNRDEYKRFKINFGKDRCGNPPRQAGNGGPQGRNGSGFEGPQSPSPALNGFQQNLSQSGSGSSPTHPALSPAPGSTGSQNGQHHRHPLQTVSSPSGILNVGANNPLTMYLNQMSAQQAQEQENRLNDPMTLAGLQSQPQPPQQQSLYNGASTGELSNGSIEAPLHQHKPSTNGFLNVTNGSTGPGHHATASTSSLNVPRAQHSRAVSLPSFSQEPFGSVSSQPPRSGIAHQPQSSFSSFTSALGGLSHAGFGLAIQNESSLPGWAEEEIGAK; via the coding sequence ATGCAAACCTCCGATGCAAGCATTCCGAGTCGTCTGATCCCTTCCAAGTTTTCCCACCTCAACGCGGACAGCACCGGCTTCTCTCACGGAGCATACGCTTCCAACAATATTCCCCTGCAGGGCCTAACGGACCGGAACGCTCGTCGAGCCAATATCCCTGCGATTAATACCTCTGCTCCCGTATCGGACAACATGGCCGCCTCTGGCGCCGCGTTTGACATGAACTTCACTCCCCTGCTACCTTCTCAGCTGCTGCTTGGTAGCCCCTTTCAGCCGGGTACTCCTTCGGCATTCGCCTCGCCTCAATTCGCCAATTTCGGCGGCTTTCCTCAGACGAATGCCTCATCACATGCCCAGAATCATCAGAGTCACCATCAGCTCGGAAGTCCAACCCAGCCCTCGCAGAATGCTGGCCTATATTCTAGTATGATGTCGACGGATGGTATAGGTAATTCTCAAATGCTGGGAGCTCCTCAGTCTCCTGTTGGTGGGATGGGGCCACTGGGCAACGCAGGGTACGGAAGTCCCGCTGCCTCGGTGACCCCTGGCTTGCTTTCGGGTACGAGCCGAACCGTATACCTAGGCAACATCCCGGCAGAAACCTCCGCAGAAGAGATCTTGAACCATGTTCGAAGCGGTCAAATCGAGTCGGTTCGTTTGCTTCCTGATAAGAACTGTGctttcatctccttcctggACAGCAACTCCGCAACCCACTTTCACTCGGATGCAATCTTGAAGAAGCTTGCTATCAAGGGGAATGACATCAAGGTGGGTTGGGGCAAACCCTCCCAGGTGCCTACTTCGGTCGCTTTGGCTGTGCAGCAATCCGGCGCATCGCGGAATGTATACCTGGGCAACCTGTCGGAGGACATGACAGAAGAGGAACTGCGGGAGGAGCTAGGAAAATTCGGGCCTATCGATACCGTCAAGatcgtcaaggagaaggcgatTGGATTCGTCCACTTCTTGTCCATCAGCAACGCGATGAAGGCTGTTTCTCAACTTCCTCAGGAGGCTAAGTGGCAGGCACCCAGGCGCGTATTTTACGGCAAAGATCGGTGCGCTTATGTTTCCAAAACACAGCAGCAAAATGCAGCTCAGTTCCTGGGTATTGCCCCTGGTTATGCACACATCCTCAATTCGGCGGACCGTGATTTGATCACCAACGCACTCGCTCAGCAGTCTGTGGCCGCCGCAGCTGTGGCCACCACAGCCGGCGGAGTCAACAACTTGGGCAACCGGACCATCTATTTGGGCAACATTCACCCCGAAACGACTATCGAGGAGATTTGCAACGTTGTACGTGGTGGTTTGCTGCATCATATTCGCTATATTCCCGATAAGCATATTTGCTTTGTTACTTTCATTGATCCTACGTCAGCCGCATCATTCTACGCCTTGAGCAACCTGCAGGGCCTCATGATTCATAACCGTCGTCTGAAGATTGGCTGGGGTAAGCATTCCGGTCCTCTTCCGCCAGCTATCGCCCTGGCCGTGAGTGGCGGTGCTTCTCGTAATGTCTATGTCGGTAATCTTGATGAGACCTGGTCGGAGGAGCGCCTTCGCCAAGACTTCTCCGAATATGGAGAGATCGAGCTTGTCAACACGCTCCGTGAAAAGAGCTGCGCATTTGTCAATTtcaccaacatcgccaaTGCCATCAAGGCGATTGAAGGGATGCGGAACCGCGACGAATACAAGCGATTCAAGATCAACTTTGGGAAGGATCGCTGCGGAAACCCCCCGCGTCAAGCTGGTAATGGAGGTCCGCAGGGTCGTAATGGGTCCGGGTTTGAGGGACCTCAGTCACCTTCTCCAGCCTTGAATGGCTTCCAGCAGAACCTAAGCCAATCTGGCTCGGGCTCTAGCCCGACTCATCCTGCGCTGTCTCCTGCCCCAGGGTCTACGGGTTCCCAGAATGGTCAGCACCACAGGCATCCCCTGCAGACCGTCTCATCCCCGTCTGGCATTCTGAATGTCGGTGCAAACAATCCTTTGACGATGTACCTCAACCAAATGTCCGCCCAGCAAGCTCAGGAGCAGGAAAACCGGCTGAATGACCCCATGACCTTAGCTGGTCTCCAGTCCCAGCCTCAACCGCCACAACAGCAGTCGCTCTACAATGGCGCGAGCACTGGCGAGCTTTCCAACGGCAGCATCGAGGCCCCGTTGCACCAACACAAGCCGTCGACCAACGGATTCTTGAATGTAACCAACGGCTCTACGGGCCCCGGCCACCATGCTACTGCTAGCACCAGCAGCCTGAATGTGCCACGGGCGCAACATTCCCGGGCCGTGAGTTTGCCATCGTTTTCTCAGGAGCCTTTCGGGTCTGTTTCGAGCCAGCCTCCCCGTTCCGGAATTGCTCATCAGCCGCAAAGCAGCTTTTCAAGCTTCACCTCTGCTCTAGGCGGTCTCAGCCATGCCGGCTTCGGGTTGGCCATCCAGAACGAGAGTTCGCTGCCCGGCTgggctgaggaggagattggaGCTAAATAA
- a CDS encoding Iwr1 domain-containing protein (COG:S;~EggNog:ENOG410PSR4;~InterPro:IPR040150,IPR013883;~PFAM:PF08574;~go_process: GO:0006606 - protein import into nucleus [Evidence IEA]): protein MSLPPEQINIKRRREEEPVETLYIQSELHQTKRRFTDFVFQRVQISGNSHEDSSSSPSSFSAARRKLLTPRSVSNTVYPTTGGVTNRVAGAGATVPLVRATSPGAEFREERRLANARKENEEKLRKALLSTPTESQPGTPSAVPASSGTDAARKVASSASSERGSLASSPGRTQSLRRFQISRSTTPMNPLRSTGGGVQKRKDGAVAVLVEKLRRTPHSRQASMVADAAAQVDEQASMTVAGALASEPERPRKRPVVNQAEKKWREERKSAISAAKQHISQVLDREAEAAHQSNWENESERLARELEKVALELDSEMDVTATETDYTQQSGSQFSRPSRPHSVMPKPPLKYQPRTPNKHRAGASDAQVMQGPVEKVEEAANTLPAGPEEDESDEEYVYDTYIRKPLPDTGLLTDPLVGLDADQEAWLRQHGIDANRQDIGVIVITQEDEEYWENFVEDDEDEERWDSEDADSNAENNPANDYPDEELSWDDEEDDPTAIYNKYRTYARSDDEEFDFDDSASEGRHRSGFGFRSHVDSDDESW from the exons ATGTCTTTGCCTCCAGAACAAATTAATATCAAGCGTCGCAGAGAAGAGGAGCCGGTCGAGACTTTAT ACATTCAGTCAGAGCTGCATCAGACTAAGCGTCGATTCACGGACTTTGTCTTCCAAAGAGTTCAGATCAGTGGCAATAGCCATGAAGACAGCTCGTCTagcccctcttctttctcagcAGCGCGGAGAAAACTGCTTACTCCGCGGTCGGTGAGCAACACCGTCTATCCAACTACTGGGGGCGTGACCAACCGCGTCGCTGGTGCAGGAGCAACTGTCCCCTTGGTAAGAGCCACGTCTCCTGGGGCAGAGTTCCGCGAGGAACGTCGCCTGGCGAACGCTCGGAAAGAAAATGAGGAGAAGTTGAGAAAAGCCTTGCTTTCAACGCCTACAGAAAGCCAGCCGGGGACCCCATCTGCTGTTCCAGCTTCTAGTGGAACCGATGCCGCTAGAAAGGTAGCTTCATCTGCATCCAGTGAgagaggaagcctggcttcCTCGCCGGGACGGACGCAATCTCTACGCCGGTTCCAGATATCTAGATCCACTACGCCAATGAACCCGCTCCGTAGCACAGGCGGTGGTGTCCAGAAACGCAAAGATGGCGCGGTCGCGGTGCTAGTAGAGAAACTGAGGCGCACGCCGCATTCGAGACAGGCGTCGATggttgctgatgctgctgctcaggTGGATGAACAGGCAAGCATGACGGTTGCGGGCGCTCTGGCCTCCGAGCCCGAACGGCCGAGGAAGCGGCCGGTGGTGAACCAAGCGGAGAAGAAATGGAGAGAGGAGCGTAAGAGCGCGATCTCGGCTGCTAAGCAGCATATCTCACAGGTGCTGGACAGGGAGGCTGAGGCGGCCCATCAGAGTAATTGGGAGAATGAGTCGGAACGATTGGCAAGGGAACTGGAGAAAGTGGCTCTGGAGCTGGACTCAGAAATGGATGTGACGGCCACCGAAACAGACTACACGCAGCAATCGGGGTCGCAGTTTTCGAGACCGTCTCGGCCTCATTCGGTGATGCCCAAGCCTCCGTTGAAATACCAACCGCGCACGCCCAATAAGCATCGTGCGGGAGCCTCGGACGCACAAGTGATGCAAGGGCCAGTCGAGAAAGTTGAAGAGGCGGCGAACACTCTGCCCGCGGGGCCTGAAGAGGACGAGAGCGACGAGGAGTACGTCTACGACACGTACATACGGAAGCCACTCCCAGACACTGGACTGCTTACGGACCCATTAGTTGGTTTGGATGCGGACCAAGAGGCTTGGTTGCGGCAGCATGGCATTGATGCGAATCGCCAAGACATTGGAGTTATCGTCATCAcgcaggaggatgaggagtacTGGGAGAACTTtgtcgaagacgatgaggacgaggaacGGTGGGATAGCGAGGATGCAGACTCGAACG CTGAAAATAATCCCGCAAATGACTATCCAGATGAGGAATTGTCgtgggatgatgaagaggatgatccAACGGCTATCTACAACAAATACCGGACGTACGCTCGGTCTGATGACGAGGAGTTCGACTTTGACGACTCAGCCAGTGAGGGGCGCCATCGTAGTGGATTCGGGTTTCGGTCGCACGTGGATTCAGACGACGAGAGCTGGTGA
- a CDS encoding uncharacterized protein (COG:S;~EggNog:ENOG410PQS6;~InterPro:IPR009784;~PFAM:PF07081) gives MTKFTFANSSEKVPGDGILPAQFSIRAAPQTDAWSKPPSTDTFTAPILYRSVPLKSFKRVRVAFNAVWQQNYDQGGLILVLNGAGGTRKWVKTGIELTRGRPHLSTVTKDNWADWSLQPVPSGGGAATLELVRESDNSLWIYLVEGIQKSPLREVTWVFEEPNVQDLWVGLYAARPSKEGGEDLVVNFGHLILDTSD, from the coding sequence ATGACCAAGTTCACTTTCGCCAATTCCTCCGAGAAAGTACCCGGTGATGGGATCCTCCCCGCCCAATTCTCCATCAGAGCGGCCCCTCAAACAGATGCTTGGTCCAAACCTCCATCCACAGACACATTCACTGCGCCGATTCTATACCGGAGTGTTCCGTTGAAGTCGTTCAAACGGGTCAGAGTCGCCTTCAACGCAGTCTGGCAGCAAAACTATGACCAGGGTGGGCTCATCCTTGTCCTCAACGGTGCGGGAGGCACCCGGAAATGGGTCAAGACAGGCATCGAACTCACCCGTGGCCGACCTCACCTGAGTACCGTCACCAAGGACAACTGGGCGGACTGGAGTCTGCAGCCTGTCCCGTCAGGAGGTGGAGCGGCGACACTAGAGCTGGTCCGAGAGTCAGACAATAGCCTGTGGATTTATCTTGTGGAAGGCATCCAGAAATCCCCTCTTCGGGAAGTCACCTGGGTGTTCGAGGAACCGAATGTTCAAGACCTCTGGGTTGGGCTCTATGCAGCACGGCCTTCgaaagaagggggggaggaccTGGTGGTGAACTTTGGCCATCTGATACTCGACACGTCAGATTAA